From a region of the Sesamum indicum cultivar Zhongzhi No. 13 linkage group LG3, S_indicum_v1.0, whole genome shotgun sequence genome:
- the LOC105158117 gene encoding mavicyanin-like, producing MVIKRVMLLLIVNMIIISGVCNGEVYKVGESSGWTNIAPLHYKSWAASKKFRVGDIILFEYNKQFHNVVRVTHKNFNACNSTSPYATWATGNDSFTVTRPGHFYFICGFPGHCHSGQKVDIRVPRDHDHGPTPGPLPSGLSPQSPPISGPSPRSPSSVPPVQSPTSGCSSLTSWKLWALVVAVGLSAAF from the exons ATGGTAATTAAAAGAGTGATGTTGTTGTTGATAGTGAATATGATCATAATAAGTGGAGTGTGCAATGGTGAGGTCTACAAAGTTGGTGAGTCTTCTGGTTGGACAAACATTGCTCCTCTGCACTACAAATCTTGGGCTGCTTCTAAGAAGTTTCGTGTTGGTGACATAATAT TGTTTGAGTACAACAAACAATTCCACAATGTGGTCCGAGTGACGCACAAGAACTTCAATGCTTGCAACTCAACATCCCCTTATGCTACATGGGCTACCGGCAACGACTCCTTCACCGTCACCCGACCTGGCCACTTCTACTTCATTTGCGGCTTCCCCGGCCACTGCCATTCCGGTCAGAAGGTTGACATCCGAGTCCCGAGAGACCACGACCACGGCCCTACACCAGGCCCATTACCATCAGGCCTATCTCCTCAAAGCCCACCAATATCAGGCCCATCTCCGAGAAGCCCATCATCAGTTCCGCCAGTGCAGTCTCCCACAAGTGGTTGTTCTTCTCTCACTTCATGGAAGCTCTGGGCATTAGTTGTAGCAGTTGGCCTTTCAGCCGCATTTTAG
- the LOC105158030 gene encoding peptidyl-tRNA hydrolase, mitochondrial, protein MYNISTALFPRSTPAAIGRRRLFCESLCSISSSSWWNTNKTSGFRSPKLKPMASISTEAEEKQKPWLLVGLGNPGNRYSRTRHNVGFELVDFIAEAEGIAMSTVSFKSAFGKGFICDVPVMLAKPQTFMNASGESVGAIVSYYKIPLKQVLVMFDDMDLPFAKLRLLPKGGHGGHNGMRSIINHLKGSRDFPRLRIGIGRPPGKMDPASFVLRPFNKEEQQELDFTFQNGLEAIRILVQDNFDKSATFVNSAKPLQML, encoded by the exons ATGTACAATATTTCCACTGCATTATTTCCTCGGTCTACACCGGCGGCGATTGGGCGGCGCCGCCTCTTCTGTGAATCCCtttgctcaatttcatcctCTTCCTGGTGGAATACCAACAAAACTAGCGGTTTCAGAAGCCCGAAACTCAAGCCAATGGCTTCAATTTCCACCGAGGCagaagaaaagcaaaagcCCTGGCTCCTCGTCGGCCTCGGTAACCCTGGAAATCGTTACAGCCGCACTCGCCACAAT GTGGGCTTTGAGTTGGTTGATTTTATAGCTGAAGCAGAGGGGATTGCTATGAGTACTGTCTCCTTCAAATCTGCTTTTGGAAAAG GTTTCATTTGTGATGTCCCTGTTATGCTTGCTAAACCACAGACCTTTATGAATGCTAGTGGTGAGTCT GTTGGTGCTATTGTTTCATATTATAAGATCCCACTGAAGCAAGTTCTTGTG ATGTTTGATGACATGGATCTGCCTTTTGCAAAGTTGAGACTATTACCCAAAGGTGGACATGGAGGACATAATGG GATGAGAAGTATTATAAATCACTTGAAAGGTAGTCGTGATTTCCCACGCTTACGAATAG GCATTGGGAGGCCTCCAGGAAAAATGGACCCTGCAAGTTTTGTTCTCCGACCTTTCAACAAAGAAGAACAGCAAGAG TTGGATTTCACATTCCAAAATGGCTTAGAAGCGATTCGAATCCTTGTGCAAGACAACTTTGATAAAAGTGCGACCTTCGTAAACAGTGCCAAACCGCTTCAAATGTTGTAG